The Argopecten irradians isolate NY chromosome 6, Ai_NY, whole genome shotgun sequence genome has a window encoding:
- the LOC138325623 gene encoding uncharacterized protein translates to MAEAAIETSVDNTAAETPDITPGDKSVNENEEDYPPVPEDVDPTAPPVDNSPPPDVVWSERKYGLKDLTEEAGLLQRICRFSEAPGKGNMSPGLKIYADQPVWLHSRHNKRQVKARTIYKDNDGAYFEVGQTLHIPEDFQGWFELVPPDFTRARYCRDIAEVASVMPKKIFTRTRLKGIRIVQEEDESQSYLERKVSAGSILRVTGTFSAKWRTSAETGLVKKKSKNWTTVEEQYLKCLDKDDKEVMIPFKQKGKFNIIYEKGSKDSRCILHMKDIVSNFSFPLKVRLLFGKAPVNPCIFTGMMVLKSHSMCESIVGSTASNRRNVLFELPLDFPCSVEVVENEKESCSHQKACKDGKKLCQMYAVSYSSLIKLSPDMDTDQQLYQHIPTAKAKRGADDTLQTLDLITNISLTDEPVDTFIQEFSDTDSIQSTDQSTGAVKGTLMELKEITSDRARDDTLC, encoded by the exons ATGGCTGAGGCAGCCATAGAAACGAGTGTAGACAATACCGCAGCGGAAACGCCGGACATTACCCCTGGGGATAAATCGGTTAACGAGAATGAGGAGGACTACCCCCCTGTCCCAGAGGATGTGGATCCAACTGCCCCTCCGGTCGACAATTCACCCCCTCCCGATGTCGTGTGGAGCGAGCGGAAGTATGGCCTTAAGGATCTCACGGAGGAGGCAGGTCTCCTTCAGAGGATCTGTCGGTTTTCTGAGGCACCGGGGAAGGGGAATATGTCCCCGGGGCTGAAGATCTATGCAGATCAGCCCGTGTGGTTACATAGTCGTCACAACAAACGACAGGTCAAGGCTCGGACCATATACAAGGACAATGACGGGGCCTATTTCGAGGTTGGACAGACCCTTCATATACCGGAGGATTTCCAAG GTTGGTTCGAGTTAGTACCACCAGATTTCACTAGGGCGCGCTACTGTAGAGACATTGCGGAGGTTGCTAGTGTGATGCCAAAGAAAATTTTCACAAGAACGAGGTTAAAGGGAATTCGTATTGTTCAGGAAGAAGATGAAAGTCAAAGCTATCTTGAAAGGAAGGTTTCCGCAGGATCTATTTTGCGCGTGACTGGCACCTTCTCAGCAAAATGGCGGACTTCAGCAGAAACGGGTTTGGtgaaaaagaaaagtaaaaacTGGACGACAGTTGAGGAACAATATCTGAAATGTTTAGATAAGGACGATAAAGAGGTTATGATTCCGTTTAAGCAAAAAGGCAaatttaacatcatttatgaGAAAGGTTCAAAAGACAGCAGATGTATATTGCATATGAAGGATATTGTTTCGAATTTTTCTTTTCCACTTAAAGTAAGACTTCTTTTCGGAAAAGCTCCCGTGAATCCTTGTATATTCACAGGAATGATGGTGTTGAAAAGTCATTCCATGTGTGAAAGCATTGTCGGAAGCACAGCATCAAATCGGCGTAATGTTCTATTCGAGCTTCCTCTAGACTTTCCGTGTTCTGTAGAGGTGGTAGAGAACGAAAAAGAAAGTTGCAGCCACCAAAAGGCGTGCAAGGACGGTAAGAAACTGTGTCAGATGTACGCTGTATCTTATTCATCATTAATCAAGCTTTCTCCTGACATGGATACTGACCAGCAGCTTTACCAACACATCCCGACGGCCAAGGCTAAGCGCGGAGCAGACGACACCCTCCAGACCCTCGATCTCATCACAAACATCAGTCTGACGGACGAACCTGTAGATACTTTCATTCAAGAATTCTCTGACACCGATTCCATACAGAGTACTGATCAGTCGACAGGGGCTGTCAAGGGTACCTTGATGGAACTCAAGGAAATAACGTCAGATAGAGCTCGAGACGATACGCTGTGTTAG